A segment of the Parasynechococcus marenigrum WH 8102 genome:
ACAACGTCAAGCTGTTGCTGAGTCTCTGCCGACTAGCGCAGATCCCGCTGCGCAGCCTGCCCCAGGTGATGGACTCTGTTCTTGGGGATGCCATGCTGGAGCTCAGCCAGCCGCTGCGGGATCCGGCGGGTTGGTCGTCGTGGATACAGCAGGCCCAAAGCTTTGGGCGACCGGCACCGGAGGCTGAGATCACCGTTGTTATCCCGCTTTATGGCCGTTGGGAATTCCTGCGGGGCCACGTGGCCGGGTTCGCCATGGACCCTTGGTTTCAACAGGGCCGGGTGCGGCTGCTGTATGTGTGCGATGACCCGCGCCTGCACCTGCTGCAGCGTTGGTGCGCCATGCATCTGGCCCACGAAGCGCTGGACATCAGCGTGATCAGCCTGCGCCGCAACATGGGTTTCGGCATGGCTTGCAACATCGGCGTTCAGGCGGCCGAGACCCCGCTGGTTTGCCTGATGAACAGCGACATCATGCCCTTAGCACCAGGATGGCTGGATCCCCTGCACCAACGCATCCGCGAGCGGCCCGAGCAACTCTTGGCTCCACTGCTGCTGTACGACACGGGACTGATTCAGCACGCCGGGATGACCACCGAGGTGCAGGACAACGGCTGCCGGGGGTTTCCAGCCAACATTCACCCCTACAAAGGATTGTCGGTGCAGGAGCTGGAGCAGCGTCATCCGCATCTTGATCCCTACCCCGTTGATTCCCTGTCAGCGGCGATGCTGCTGTTCGAGCGGGACCGCTTTCTGTCGGTCGGTGGTTTTCACCCCGCCTTTGGCCGGGGTGATTTCGAAGACCTTGAGCTCTCCCAACGCTGGAAGCAGCAGCAGGGGGAGCTCTGGATGGTGCCGACCGCCCGGTTGATGCATCTGGAACGGCAATCGATGGCCAGCGGTGCCGATGAATCAGCGGCCTGGGCCCTGCAGGCCAATGCCTGGTTGGCCATGGCGTTGTGTTCCAACCTGGGCCAATGAGTCAGCCCGCCTTCCCGTTCCATCGACAGTGGCCCGAGCGCTGCCCCATGAAGGGGCACGACGTTTTGTTCGATACACCAGATCGTCTGCTGACGTTGCTGTTGATCTCCCCAGAAGAGATGGTGCAGGGGTACCTGCAGCTGCTGGATCACGACGCTCAGCCCCAGCCGTTCTGGCGCCAGGAGCATGACTGGCGGCCGGGGATCGAGCCCCTCAGTGGGGCCTTGATCCGGGTGATGCTCAGCAGCAACCCCGAGCTCTTGCAGCTTTATCAAGCGGTGGACCGCCGCAGTGGCGGGGACGGCGATGCCCACTATCTCGAGCGCCTGGAGCAGGCCCTGCAACCCCAGCCTCTGTTGGATGCCTGGCGCGGCCTTGGTGAACTGCGGGGTGAGCTTGATCATCAGCTAAGGCTGGTGCAGCAACAGCGTCTGCAGCTCGATGAGGCCCTGGCGCTGCTGCAGCGCAGTCAGCGCCTGCTGGATCACAGCGTCATGTTGCCGCCTTAGGTCTGAGCCACAACTGCTCCTGCTGATGCCTGCCGAGCAGGCGGCGGTGGGCGCCGCGCCGCAGCCACCACTGGCGCCGCACCACCACGGGATCACCGGGGAACAGGTTGCGCTGGGGCTCGCGGATCAGTTGGCGCTGCACCATCGCCAAGCGGTGCGGCTGATGCCAGAACGATGCAGTGGCCAGCACGATCCAGTCCTGTTGGCAGGCCAGCAGGGCTGAGAGGACATCGCCGGCGGCCTCTTCCGGAGGCACCAGTTGCAGTTGGCCATCAGCGATGGCATCGGCGTGGGTATCCTGAAGTTCGGGCCAGAGGCTGGGGGCCACCGTCAGGATCAGCGTCCAGCGGCAGCACAGTTGATCGCGCAGCGATTCAAGACGGCTGGTGAGGTCGTTGAGGTCGCCGTTGTTCAGAAGAATGCCAAGGCTGAGGTGGTGGCACCACAGGCGCCAGTGGGGTGATTCCTGTAGAACGGCCTGCCACAGCGCTGGGTTGCGCCGGGCCAGCAGCCGGCAGGTTTCGGCAAAGCCTTCCTCATTGGCGAGTTCATCGATGAGGGCCTTTTTCTTGATCACCGGCAGGCCGAGGCTGACGCTGGTGAGGGGCCAGGCGGTGGGGTTGAGCATCGGTTGGCCCGACAGGCTGAGGCGCCGCTGGTGCGCCGGCACCAGCGCCTTGAGTTGGAATCCTTCAGCGAGCAGGGCCTTGGACAGGCCGAGTTCATAGGCCTCAATCAGCGCCTTGCGGTGCGGTTGACGCTGCACCTGATCGAACAAGCGGCGGATGGATGCTGACTGCAGCACTGAGGAGCCGAACAGCAGAAAGAAGCTCTGCAGGTGGGGCGTGAGCTGCAGGCTTTCGGTGAGGGCCCAGGCTTCATCCGAACGCTGCAGCATCGAAGCGATGGCGACGGCGAGGTCGGTCAGCGGGCCGTAGATGCTGTCGTTGCAGATCAGCACGTGGCTGGAGGCGTGCAGCAGCCCCTGTTGGTCGGCCCACTGCAGGCCGCGTTTATAGGAGCCGAAGTCGTACTCGCCATGGGGTTCGAACAGGGCTATGCAGCCCTCGTCCTGCCAGGAGGCGGGGATCTGGGTTGGTGCAGGGTTGTCGAAGACCAGCACCAGCCGTGTGCTGATCTGCCGCAGCGCCTCCACCCAGATGCGGGTGGATTCCGGCACGGCATCGCCGCTGAAGTGGCCGGCCATCACCGTCAGCAGTGATGCCGGTCCGGTTTTGCCGGTCATGACGCGCCAAGGAGCTGCTGCTCCAACAGCTCCAATTGCTCACGGGCCAGCTGTTGTGCAAGCCGGTGGCGGCGTAGATGCAGATCCCAGGCTTCTCCCGCTTGCATGGGCAGTTGAATCGCTTCCCGCCTCCAGCTGGGACTGGTGCTCCCATCACGTTCCAGCAGCCGTTGGCGCAGCAGCGGACGCCAGGGGCGCTGCTGGCCCTGTTCCCGGGTGGCGGTGATCGCCTCGAGCAACAACGCCTCTTGCTCGTCATTGACAAGGTGGCCGAGGGCCTGGGCTGCGGTGTTGCGGACCTCTGGATCGTCGCTGTTGAGCAGGTGCTGCCAGATGGTTCGAGCCGCTTGCCGGTCGCTGCCTTGCAGCAGTCGAGCTGCGTTGTCCTCCAGCCAGGGGCTGGAACAACCCAGCTCATGGCAGCGTTGGATCAGGCGTTGGCTGAGCAGGCTGGCGCCGCATTCCCGGCAGGCGACGATTTCGAGCAGCACTCGATCCATGCCTGGATTGGCCTTTCTGTCGGTCTGGCCCAGATGTCGTGGCGGCCAGCCCGCCTGCAGACAGCTCTGAATCAGCTGGTTCTCCAGTTCCGCCGCCTCCCTGCTCTGGTGGTTGTGCAGCTCTAAGGCGTCCGTCGCCAATGACTGGATCGTTGGGTCGGGGTGCTGTTGAGCGCCCCGCCAGAGCTCCTGGATCTCCTGCCACGACGAGGGCTCTGGGTCGCTTGGGCTCGCTTTAATCCAGCCCTGCTGTTGGGCCAGCTTGAGCAGGCGATGGGTCTGGGGTGCCGTGGTGCTGCGTTGATGGTTCAGGGCTTGCTGCAAGACCGCCTGCAGGGCTGGTGGTGGTGAGCCCTCTTCCGCAAGCTCCAGCAGCTCTGGCTCCACGACCCCCTGCTCGTCGAATTGTTCACGCACCAGGGAGAGCATCTTGACAGCGGCTGCGGCTGCACCGCTGTCTTCACCGGCCTGCAATTTCCTCCAGATCGCTGCTGCGCGCCAGGACTGCTGTTGGTGCACCAGGGCGCGGGCTCGGTTGTCCTCCAGCCAAGGGGACTGCCAGCCCGCCAGATCGGCAATCTTGATCAGCTCGAGCGATAGATCAGCCCGTTCAGCCTCGCGGCAGTCGATCAGTTCTTCCAGCAGCTGCGGTTCCGTGGCAGCTCCTTGGGCCGGAAGATGCCGGGGTTGCCAACCGACTAGGGCGCAGTGGCGGCGCAGGGTCTCGCTGAGTCGATCAGCCTGTGGGAGCATGAACGGAGCAGGGCCGAACGGGCAGTCGATGTCCATTCTCTACGTCTGCCACGGCCATCCGCGCTACGCCAAAGGCGGCGGTGAGCTCGCTGCCTGGCGGCTTTTTCAGGCCTTCGAAGCGGAGGGAGCTGCTTTTCTGGCGGCGGCTCCATCACTTGCCGTGATGCCGCCCGGTTGTGAGGTGATGTCGGCGGGGCCGCGGCAATGGTTGATTAAACCGTCCCTCTCACCGTTGCAGCACGGCACGGAGGTGAGCCTGCAGGACGGTGGTGCGCTGCATCAAGCCCTGGCCGATCTGCGACCGGAACTTGTGCATTTGCACCACTACGTGCATGTGGGGATCGATCTGGTGCATGCCCTGCGGCGCTGGTTCCCCCAGGCTGGGTTCCTGTTCACCTTGCATGAATACTGGGGACCCTGCGCCTATGAGGGTCGCCTGCTGCGTCGCTCCGGCGAGCTCTGTGCTGGACCCGAGCCGGAGGTCTGTGTGGAGTGCGTGGGCCCGGAGCAACGGGTGGATCTGGCGATCCGGCAGCTGCGCTTGCAGCGGATGTTTGCGGCCATCGATCACTTACTCTCCCCCAGCCTGTTCCTCAAGCAGCGCTATGAGGAATGGGGGTTGGACCCCCACCGCATCAGCGTGGTGGAGAACCTGCCGGCGCCAGCCCCAGCGTCAGTGGAATCAGGCGCCAACGCGGGGAGCGATGCACTGGTGCTGGGGTATTTCGGCCAGGTGAACCCCTGGAAAGGTCTGGAGTTGATCCTGCAGGCGGTGCAACGGGCGCGTCGCCGTTGCGGGCAGCTCAGCGTGCAGCTGCATGGCTGCGGTCCGGCCGACCTCGACCCCAGCACTTCGCCCTACCCGGAGTTGGCCGGTCGCCTGGCCGCGCTAGTGGAACAGTTGGGGCCGGAGGCTGTGCAGCTTTGCGGCCGCTACGACAGCGATCAACTGGCCGATCGCATGGCCGGGGTCGATGCGGTGCTGATGGCCTCCACCTGGTTTGAAAATGCGCCGATGGTGATCCAGGAGGCGTTTCAGCACGGCCGGCCGGTGCTGGCTCCCCGGCTGGGTGGGATGGCCGAGAAGGTGCAGCATGAACTGTCCGGGCTGTTGTTTGCGCCAGGTGATCCAGCGGATCTGGCACGGACGATCGAGCGTTGTATCGATGAGGTGGACCTGCTGCCTGGCTTGCAGGCGCAGGTGCTGCGGATGCCTCTGAAGGGTGCCCGCAGCCTGGAGCAGCACCGACGCCTTTATGCGCGCTTTCGTGGGTCGTCCGCAGCTGCGGAGCCGTCGCTGGCCGAATGGGAGCCGGCTCTGCTGGAGGACCTGCGCCAGAACTTTGAGCCGCTGGGGGCCAATTGCGAGCTCGGGTTTTTGATGGGTCGGCTGGGGATTCAACGCTCCAGCCTGTTCCGCTGGTTGTTCACGCCGTTGGCGAGCCTGGAAAAGGTGTTGGCTGAGGGCCTGGAACGTTTCTTCAGTGAACCGGTGGCGGTCACTGATCCGGTGATGGCGGCAGACATGGTGGTGGACCAGCGCACAGGAATCTTTTTCCATGCCGGGGAGTTGCGGCAGCAGCTGGAGCAGGCGGGAAACAATTCCGCTGCCTTGGTTCAGGTCCGGGCTGGAGAGGCCTGCCGGGACCAACGGGGCAAGTACCGCTATCTGGTGGAGAAGTTCCTGGCGTCTGTGCCGGTGGCCTCCACGCTGCACGTGTTTTCCGATTTCCATCGCGAGCTGAATGAGGCGGCGATGCTGCGGATCCATTCCCGCCTCAGGGATCTCGGCAAGCCCCTGGGGTCCACGCTGCTGTTTGTGCAGCCAGCCGATGGCTCGACGGAGGTGAATTCGGTGCGCTGCCTGGGCGATGGCCTGCAGCTCGCTGCCATCCGGCGCTTTGCGCCGGGGGAGCACGCCGATCAGATCGATCTGGAGGCCTGGATCTCGCTGCTCAGCCTTTCGCGTCAGTTGTCCAGCTGAGGCGGTGGAGTTGCAGTTGGCCGGGCTGATGCAGGGGCTGCAGCAGCAGCCCGTTGAAGGGGATGGCGTGGTTGATCTCGAGCAGGATGCGATTGAAGCCAGGCTGCACCGGATGCTCCACCACCTCCAAGGGCGCGCTCATGTTGGGGCAGTGGCGCAGCACCGTCAGGGTCAACTGGCTGGCCTGGTCGCTGTTGAATTCGATCAGCAGCTGGCCCTGGGGTGGGGAATTGAGCTGATGGATGTGAATCACTGGCACGGTTCCGATGGCCTCGAGCCGGCAGCCCTCCCCTTTGATTTGCCGGAGCTCGCGGTTGTGGATGGCGTCTCCCACCTCGTGGAACAGCAGACTGTGACTCTGGGCCTGGGCCTCAGCCCAGCGCTGGGTGATGCGGGGGTGTGAGCGGCAGGCCAGTTGGGCGGCGAGGGCTTCGGTAAAAGCGTCTGAAGGCTGGTAGTCCGGCCGGGTGATCACACTGCGCAACAGCATCGAGCAGCCGTTGGCGTCGCTGTCGACACCGGCGAGGTAGCGCTCGGTTTCCGAGGTGATCAGCACATCGGGCTTGTAGAGCTCCACCAGGTCCGGCTGGAAATAGGGCCCCCGGATATAAAGCACATCGCGGAAATCCTGCGCGAAGAGATGCAGCAGGGTTTTGATGAAGCTGTCTCCGAAGAGCACCAGCCGGCGAGTCGTGCGGCTGAGGGGGTTGTGCAGCATCACTAGATCACCGGTGTTGCCGGGGAGGGCATCGGTGTTGGCGTAGGGCCAGGCTTCCCCGATCCAGGGGAAGCACAGGCCTGGGTTTGGCGTGTCGCGGCCCAACATCGCTCCAAGGTCACCGAGGCGGGGCTGCTGGCTGAGTCTGAACTGTGGAAACTCGCTGGAGAGGCCTGGCAGATGTTGACCAATGGCCTGGTACAGCGCCAGTTGGCCTGCTGCATTGATGTGGGTGTCATCGGCCCAGTAACTGCTGCCGCGGCATTCCGCTGCGATCAGGGCATCGAGTGGGTAGAGCACCTGCTCCTGGATCGGATCGCGTTGGCGCAGCAGTGGCGCGTAGGCGTTGAGGAACAGGCTGCGAATGTTGCGTTTGTAGGGCTGAGGCAACTGATCCCGCAGCACGAGGGGTTTGCAGGGCACCACCACATGCAGGTAGGGGATGCTCAGATGCGCTGCCCAGCCGCGCCGCTGGCGCAGGTTGCTGAGGAAGTTCTCCTGCGACTCGGGCAGCACGATGGCGGCGCCGGTGAGGTAAGCGAACTGGTTGTAGTTGCCTTCAAACAGAAACAGCTGGCCGTTGTGACCGATCAGCACGTTGTTGCTGACACAGCCTGGCTGCAGCCGTTCGCAGGGCATCAGAAGGCCAGTTCGGTGTAAATGCCAACGCGGGTGCGGCAATCACTAAAGGTGGTATTTTCGCGATTGCGGCATTCCTTGAGGTCAAAAGACTGATCCAAGGTTGGATTGACTCCTTTTATCGGATTCAAAGCTTCAATCGAGATAGTCCAAGGGACTCGTTTGAATGGCTTGAGAGATACACCCAGGTCGATGTCGGTGCCGCTGTACTTGGCGTAGATGCCGAACCAGGGCCAAGGTGCAAAGCCGATGGATGCGATTGGTCCCACGTACACCTGATGGATGCAGTTTTCGTCGACGGCGGACACCGGTTTGCCGGCAAAGATCGAACGGTCGGCGCAGACAAAGGCCGAAGAGACGCCAGCGACATCGGGGTAATAGACATATCCCGATCGCTTGTCGTCGTATCGGTCTGCGAAGAGTGACGGGAAGAGGCCGCCACGCAAGGACTCTGGGTAGGAAATTGTGCCGATGTTGGTTTCGTTGTTGAAAACATCACTCATCAACCCCAGCGATACGGAAATGATCGGTGGTTCCATCGTGTCGTTCAGACGAAATACCTTGGTGCCGAAGAGGGCAAAGTTTCGAGGCAAGTCGGTGGTTTCATCAAAGTGAAACAGCCTGTAGCCCGCAAAGGTGAGACCAAATGTTTGGCCGAGGTTTTTGGAGAGAACAAAACCAATTGATTGGCCCTCACCGAACTTGGTGCCAACGTCGTCGTCTCCAAAGGTTTGATCGCCAATCGTGAAATTGAACGGTGACCCTTCGCCGCTGAGGCTGTGCATGGTCCAGTGCAGATCAAAACTCAGGGCTGGTGAGTTCCACAAGCGAACCCGCGCTTCCAGCATTCCGTCGGCGCATTGGTCGAGAAAATCACCAGTTCGGCAATTCGGGGGACCAATGCGGGA
Coding sequences within it:
- a CDS encoding rhamnan synthesis F family protein — translated: MTGKTGPASLLTVMAGHFSGDAVPESTRIWVEALRQISTRLVLVFDNPAPTQIPASWQDEGCIALFEPHGEYDFGSYKRGLQWADQQGLLHASSHVLICNDSIYGPLTDLAVAIASMLQRSDEAWALTESLQLTPHLQSFFLLFGSSVLQSASIRRLFDQVQRQPHRKALIEAYELGLSKALLAEGFQLKALVPAHQRRLSLSGQPMLNPTAWPLTSVSLGLPVIKKKALIDELANEEGFAETCRLLARRNPALWQAVLQESPHWRLWCHHLSLGILLNNGDLNDLTSRLESLRDQLCCRWTLILTVAPSLWPELQDTHADAIADGQLQLVPPEEAAGDVLSALLACQQDWIVLATASFWHQPHRLAMVQRQLIREPQRNLFPGDPVVVRRQWWLRRGAHRRLLGRHQQEQLWLRPKAAT
- a CDS encoding glycosyltransferase, which produces MSILYVCHGHPRYAKGGGELAAWRLFQAFEAEGAAFLAAAPSLAVMPPGCEVMSAGPRQWLIKPSLSPLQHGTEVSLQDGGALHQALADLRPELVHLHHYVHVGIDLVHALRRWFPQAGFLFTLHEYWGPCAYEGRLLRRSGELCAGPEPEVCVECVGPEQRVDLAIRQLRLQRMFAAIDHLLSPSLFLKQRYEEWGLDPHRISVVENLPAPAPASVESGANAGSDALVLGYFGQVNPWKGLELILQAVQRARRRCGQLSVQLHGCGPADLDPSTSPYPELAGRLAALVEQLGPEAVQLCGRYDSDQLADRMAGVDAVLMASTWFENAPMVIQEAFQHGRPVLAPRLGGMAEKVQHELSGLLFAPGDPADLARTIERCIDEVDLLPGLQAQVLRMPLKGARSLEQHRRLYARFRGSSAAAEPSLAEWEPALLEDLRQNFEPLGANCELGFLMGRLGIQRSSLFRWLFTPLASLEKVLAEGLERFFSEPVAVTDPVMAADMVVDQRTGIFFHAGELRQQLEQAGNNSAALVQVRAGEACRDQRGKYRYLVEKFLASVPVASTLHVFSDFHRELNEAAMLRIHSRLRDLGKPLGSTLLFVQPADGSTEVNSVRCLGDGLQLAAIRRFAPGEHADQIDLEAWISLLSLSRQLSS
- a CDS encoding glycosyltransferase family 2 protein is translated as MRPTLLDDLIQLCQQSGAVADALCSVEAHDDPLTAVLRQSIALREQGFDALSLQLLDEAQSAGISSGWMNDNRARAMIRLGRIEPALQLWTELLIDGSDAALQACAQRALDRFQWPQDLVAALDEGNLQQAQLALDCWFDGLAEPALGTRELLRVFDQGDTKLLRLIPLLKQRLERESFGDAQVLLHGLQQRTSPAAVEQLLRLGPNTLLVIGCLSAAGPAEAIVRTVNGLWCLSGGGAVTLQRQGVGADESFALLLRLPLGESIDQLWINGLPVSWTLRDLQGRSYLDNVKLLLSLCRLAQIPLRSLPQVMDSVLGDAMLELSQPLRDPAGWSSWIQQAQSFGRPAPEAEITVVIPLYGRWEFLRGHVAGFAMDPWFQQGRVRLLYVCDDPRLHLLQRWCAMHLAHEALDISVISLRRNMGFGMACNIGVQAAETPLVCLMNSDIMPLAPGWLDPLHQRIRERPEQLLAPLLLYDTGLIQHAGMTTEVQDNGCRGFPANIHPYKGLSVQELEQRHPHLDPYPVDSLSAAMLLFERDRFLSVGGFHPAFGRGDFEDLELSQRWKQQQGELWMVPTARLMHLERQSMASGADESAAWALQANAWLAMALCSNLGQ
- a CDS encoding HEAT repeat domain-containing protein, encoding MLPQADRLSETLRRHCALVGWQPRHLPAQGAATEPQLLEELIDCREAERADLSLELIKIADLAGWQSPWLEDNRARALVHQQQSWRAAAIWRKLQAGEDSGAAAAAVKMLSLVREQFDEQGVVEPELLELAEEGSPPPALQAVLQQALNHQRSTTAPQTHRLLKLAQQQGWIKASPSDPEPSSWQEIQELWRGAQQHPDPTIQSLATDALELHNHQSREAAELENQLIQSCLQAGWPPRHLGQTDRKANPGMDRVLLEIVACRECGASLLSQRLIQRCHELGCSSPWLEDNAARLLQGSDRQAARTIWQHLLNSDDPEVRNTAAQALGHLVNDEQEALLLEAITATREQGQQRPWRPLLRQRLLERDGSTSPSWRREAIQLPMQAGEAWDLHLRRHRLAQQLAREQLELLEQQLLGAS